Genomic window (Streptomyces sp. NBC_00078):
CCGCTGGTCGCCGGTCTGCCGGGCGGCCTCGGCGGCAGTCCGGTGCAGGCCGACGGCCTGGTCCCAGGGGCCGGCCTGCCTGAGGAAGGGGGCCATGGCCGCGGCCAGCCGGATCACCAGGTCGTGCAGCGCAAGGCTGTTCGCCTGCCGGATGCAGGCCAGGACGTTGGGCCGCTCGGTCTCCAGCCAGCTCAGCGCGTCGGCACGCGACTCCATGACCAGGGTTTCTATCTGCGCCGCGTCGTCCGGCGGAGGCTGTACGCGCGCGCCGCTGCGGACGATGTGCTCGTTCGCGACGGCGAGAGCGGCGAGGTAGTAGGTGCACACACGCTGAACGGCCTGTACGTGGTCCATGCTGTCCCCTTCGTCAGCGAGACCGCGGGCATAGTCGCGTAAGAGGTCGTGAAGCCGGTAGCGGCTGCCGGGGTGTTCGTCGATCAGGTGGGCGTCGTAGAGCGCGTCGAGCTGCTCACGGGCCACGGCCACCGAGACCTCACCCAGGGCTGCTCCGATGTACCTATCGAGTTCTGTGCCGGGGTAGAAGCCGAGCCCCCGGAAGAAGCGCTGCTGCTCGGGAGCGAGGTCCCGATAGGAGAGATCGAACGTAGCGGCGATCGCGCGGTCACCAGCGCGCAGCTCTCCCAACCGGTGCCGGGCCGCCACCAGCCGCTCGCGCAGGTCCTCGGAGCTCCAGGACGGGTGATGCCGCAACCGCGCCGCGAGCAACGACACCCCAAGCGGCAGATACCCGCACAGCCGAGCCAACTCCCTGAGTAAATCCCGGTCAAGCGCGTTCACTGGCCGCCCGCTGAGCCGTACGAACAGGTCGACCGCGTGATCCGGCGGCAGCGCCTGCACGGGGAGCACCACCTCCTCGTGCGCGGCCAGCCGCTTGCGGCTGGTCACCAGCACGAGACAGTCGCTCCCGCCCGGGAGGAGCGGCTCCAACTGTCGGTAGCTGGCGGCATTGTCGAGGATGAGCAGCGCCTTCTTGCCCGAGAGTCGGCTGCGCCACATCGCGGCCCGCGCCTCCGTGATCGCCCCCACGTCGTCACCGACGGGTATCTGCTGCGTCGGCACCCCGGCGGCCGTGAGGAGAGAGGCGAGAGCCTCAGTGGCCTGTACTGGGCTGCGGCCCGTGGTGTGCCCGTTCAGATTCACGAAGAGCTGCCCGTCGGGGAACCGCTCGGCGAGCACATGCCCGGCGTGAACGGCGAAGGTCGTCTTCCCGACTCCAGGCATTCCGTCGATCACATGGACTGGCAGCACCTCACCTGCCTCCTGCGCCGCATGGACCGAGCGGACCAGCGACTCCAGCTCGGCGGTGCGGTTGGTGAACGCCGTCGTGTCGCGCGGCAGCGAGCGCAGAACCAGCGCAGCGCCAGGCGGACCCGACGCATCGTCTGTACGCCCCGTCGGCTCCGGGCTCCGCCCCGGCGCCCGGCGATCGTCCAGGGCAGCGAGCAACGCCGTCAGCCCGGCCGTGACCGCCCCCAACACGACGAACGACAACCAGGGGTGCTCCTGTAACCAACCCAGCCAGGAGGGCCAACGCGACTGCGCCGACACCGCGTTCGTGACCAAGCCCACGAGCATCGTGGTCACCGCGCCGCCGCCGGCTACCGCGGCAATCGCCACGCCTCGACGGAGCCTCATACCCTCACCGTGCCGCTGCCGGCGAACCGTGAGAGCGCAGGTGGAACCAGCCTGGACACCAAGGGACCCCCGAAATCGATACCCAACCGTCCAAGCGCATCAGGCGCACGCTAAGCGGTCAAGGACGCCTCACGCCAAGGGAGCGGCACTACACCAGTAGACCGGCAGGAGGCCCAGCACGACCCGACTACAGCACCGTCCACCTCCAGCCCTTCACCGCCCCCATGGGGTGAACTTCGCTCGCTCCCAGATCTGGCCCTGACCAGGCCACTACGGTCGCCTCATGGGCTCGCACCGTCACGACGGCAACCAGATCTCGACGGAGCTGGAAGCGCTCCTCACCGGCATAGGGCTTCCGGTCTCCGGCACGGACAACCGCGACAAAGCCGTCGGCATTCTCGTTACGCCAGCGGGCACAAGGGCCGCGTCGATCGAATGGTTCGTCTCGACCACCGCCCGGAGCGCCGCTGCTCGCGAACAAATCGAGGGCCTTGCCGATGGACGAGCCGGAGTGCTTCATCGAGCTGCCCGCGCGTACCTCCACCACGCTCTCGCCGGCATCCTCCAAGAACTCGGCTACTCCGCTGCGCAGACAGCAACTGGACTGCGCATCGAGGGACTACCAGGCGCATCAGCCGGAGCCGAGACCGCCCAAGCACTCACCGAGTCCCTGCGCGTGACGATCGACAGCCTCGACGAAGCACGGGAACGCAAGAAGCGCGGCGACAACGACGAAGGGGACGACGGGCTCGCGGGAGTACCCGCCCGCGTGTAAGGCGCCACGCAGTCGCAACTCGTGGCTCTCACCGGGTGTGGGAACCTCAGCCATCGAGTGGATCGCGCCGAGCAGTACACCTGGGCCTCGGGCAAGCACCCCATCTCCTGCGCCGCTGTCTGTGGAGCGTGTGGTCTCCGGGCGGCGACAAGCAGCAGCCGTATTGATCACCGGATGTGATGACAAACGATCGGATGACTGCTGCTGCGCCATATGGACTCCCGAAAAGGAAAGCCCTGGTCAACCGGCCTCGGTTGGGTGCCGCCGGGGGGCGATGGTTCACCCGCAAGGTCGGCGGCCGGATCCGCCGACCGAGGGGCGCCCGTTAAGCCTCCGTACGAGCAGGCGAAAACCATCCGGCAGGAAGATCAGACAAGATTATGAGCACGGTTACCGCAGGAAGGCTTACGCCGGAGTCAGCCCCTCAGATGAGGCGCCCTACGTTGTTGGCCTTGCCCCGGCACGGAGGGGGAGAAATTCGTCTGGACAGCCGCACTCCGGACATCGCCTTCGTCACGGCGACGCCTCGCATGGCGGAAATCCTTCTCAACGAACGGAACCTGCACAATCGCAAGATGGTGCCGCACGCTCGCGCCCTCCATGCCAAGGCGATGCAGGACCATCGCTTCGTCACAACAGGCGATACCTTGAAGTTCGGTCACCACCCGGACTACGCCTGGGCGCTAACCATCGACGGACAGCACCGGCTCGGCGCCATCGTCGACTCCGGACAGTCATTCGTGGTCGGCGTTGCGGTAGGGATCGATTTCGAGGCGCAGCAGTACACAGACACCGGTC
Coding sequences:
- the haaT gene encoding cyclophane-containing RiPP biosynthesis TPR protein HaaT, coding for MRLRRGVAIAAVAGGGAVTTMLVGLVTNAVSAQSRWPSWLGWLQEHPWLSFVVLGAVTAGLTALLAALDDRRAPGRSPEPTGRTDDASGPPGAALVLRSLPRDTTAFTNRTAELESLVRSVHAAQEAGEVLPVHVIDGMPGVGKTTFAVHAGHVLAERFPDGQLFVNLNGHTTGRSPVQATEALASLLTAAGVPTQQIPVGDDVGAITEARAAMWRSRLSGKKALLILDNAASYRQLEPLLPGGSDCLVLVTSRKRLAAHEEVVLPVQALPPDHAVDLFVRLSGRPVNALDRDLLRELARLCGYLPLGVSLLAARLRHHPSWSSEDLRERLVAARHRLGELRAGDRAIAATFDLSYRDLAPEQQRFFRGLGFYPGTELDRYIGAALGEVSVAVAREQLDALYDAHLIDEHPGSRYRLHDLLRDYARGLADEGDSMDHVQAVQRVCTYYLAALAVANEHIVRSGARVQPPPDDAAQIETLVMESRADALSWLETERPNVLACIRQANSLALHDLVIRLAAAMAPFLRQAGPWDQAVGLHRTAAEAARQTGDQRALADALAELGVIRRFMSAYPEATEALNDAVTQYDAVGDRRGKADALNQAGIVWYLTADNAASARAQTEALALYREVGHRLGQANALADLGMVRRQTSDFDAAVEAQSEALSIYRQLGDRYGEGNSLRDLGVVHCLMGEYERAMQRHREAFDLYADLDDRVHQAYALNELGVVRRLTGDLDGAREAHTQALEYYVELGERFGRANSIRHLGVLDRLSGDAATAVGVLEEALQVYRDLGIRGGEAAALGELGAARSVCGERDGAAEAFGRSLEILRELGDRSGEAEVLNHWGELLRTSGEAAAGRERFEQALGLARAIRCPLEEARALEGVGRCVWMTDGTGDAVELLRQSILVYRRLGLDATADGIEQLLVTQAG